A window from Aeromonas rivipollensis encodes these proteins:
- a CDS encoding DEAD/DEAH box helicase yields MRFESFDFAPEILRAVSECGYQEMTPVQQQAIPTIRRGSDVLASAQTGTGKTAAFALPILQRLVDNPAPAQPSNARVLILTPTRELAAQVASNINDFAKYLDISVLTLVGGGKQDVQARKLKAGAHIIVATPGRLLEHLTACNLSLSGVETLVLDEADRILDMGFSADVQQILQAVNKTRQNLLFSATFSDAVKKLANLMLDRPQIISVNKQNSTADTVSHTVYPVEQKRKRELLSELIGKQNWQQVLVFASTRESCDVLVEELNLDGIKSAVVHGEKAQGSRRRALREFMEGKVRVLVATEVAARGLDIPDLQYVVNYDLPFLAEDYVHRIGRTGRAGKSGMAVSFVSREEERTLLEIEALIGQKIRRIMVPGYEVSSRDELIKQLQERRRFGKRPQREDNAAAQVMAEAKLQGQRLKRLAAAKKPRQGK; encoded by the coding sequence ATGAGATTTGAATCGTTCGATTTTGCCCCCGAGATTTTGCGTGCCGTCTCAGAGTGCGGTTATCAGGAGATGACCCCTGTGCAGCAGCAGGCGATCCCGACCATTCGCCGTGGCAGCGACGTGCTGGCCAGCGCCCAGACTGGCACCGGCAAGACGGCGGCCTTTGCGCTGCCCATACTGCAACGTCTGGTGGATAACCCGGCCCCGGCCCAGCCGTCCAACGCCCGGGTGCTGATCCTGACCCCGACCCGCGAGCTGGCTGCCCAGGTGGCGAGCAACATCAACGACTTCGCCAAGTATCTGGACATCAGCGTGCTGACCCTGGTCGGTGGTGGCAAGCAGGACGTGCAGGCCCGCAAACTCAAGGCCGGTGCGCACATCATAGTGGCGACCCCGGGCCGCCTGCTCGAGCACCTGACCGCCTGCAACCTCAGCCTCTCCGGTGTCGAGACCCTGGTACTGGACGAAGCGGATCGCATCCTCGACATGGGCTTCAGCGCCGATGTGCAGCAGATCCTGCAGGCTGTGAACAAGACCCGTCAGAACCTGCTCTTCTCCGCCACCTTCTCCGACGCCGTGAAGAAGCTGGCCAACTTGATGCTGGACAGACCGCAGATCATCAGCGTCAACAAGCAGAACTCCACCGCCGATACCGTCAGCCACACCGTCTATCCGGTGGAGCAGAAGCGCAAGCGCGAGCTGCTCTCCGAGCTCATCGGCAAGCAGAACTGGCAACAGGTGCTGGTGTTCGCCAGTACTCGCGAGAGCTGTGACGTGCTGGTGGAAGAGCTGAACCTCGACGGCATCAAGTCCGCCGTGGTCCATGGCGAGAAGGCCCAGGGCAGCCGTCGCCGCGCCCTGCGCGAGTTCATGGAAGGCAAGGTACGGGTGCTGGTCGCCACCGAAGTGGCCGCCCGTGGTCTGGACATCCCGGATCTGCAGTACGTGGTCAACTACGATCTGCCCTTCCTGGCGGAAGATTACGTCCACCGCATCGGCCGCACCGGCCGCGCCGGCAAGAGTGGCATGGCCGTCTCCTTCGTCAGCCGCGAAGAGGAACGCACCCTGCTCGAGATCGAAGCGCTGATCGGCCAGAAGATCCGCCGCATCATGGTGCCGGGCTACGAGGTGAGCAGCCGCGACGAGCTGATCAAGCAGTTGCAGGAGCGCCGCCGTTTCGGCAAGCGCCCGCAGCGGGAAGACAACGCCGCCGCCCAGGTGATGGCCGAGGCCAAGCTGCAGGGCCAGCGTCTCAAGCGTCTGGCGGCCGCCAAGAAGCCCCGTCAGGGCAAGTAA
- a CDS encoding DUF2913 family protein, whose protein sequence is MTLSTYNQALLDMATQSLAELARTAEQKAGKRTPAQESHFLCTWMADSLKEKRFSRLVMEDLKAWVQLGRTQGAGADLKGLLSRIVCQYGRAMAEPGQLGARLATLVAELESAGWLVFTDSELSARQRLLSQGQSSLVISASEYQGHIEGGELVKPLTLYVRGDEKQLAEAAFKQGLLLSQGDKKSTLVKHHKAYRLVPGNAQPALALLAEGRA, encoded by the coding sequence ATGACCCTTAGCACCTATAACCAGGCCCTGCTCGACATGGCCACCCAGAGCCTGGCCGAGCTGGCCCGCACCGCAGAGCAGAAGGCAGGCAAGCGCACCCCGGCGCAAGAGAGCCACTTCCTCTGCACCTGGATGGCGGACTCCCTCAAGGAGAAGCGTTTCTCCCGTCTGGTGATGGAAGATTTGAAAGCCTGGGTACAGCTGGGTCGAACCCAGGGGGCCGGCGCCGATCTCAAGGGATTGCTTTCGCGCATCGTCTGCCAGTACGGCCGGGCCATGGCCGAGCCCGGGCAGTTGGGAGCCAGGCTTGCCACCCTGGTCGCCGAGCTGGAGAGCGCGGGTTGGCTGGTGTTTACCGACAGCGAACTGAGCGCCAGGCAGCGGCTGCTGAGCCAGGGTCAATCCAGCCTGGTCATCTCGGCCAGCGAGTATCAGGGCCATATCGAGGGGGGAGAGCTGGTGAAGCCTCTCACCCTCTATGTGCGCGGGGATGAAAAACAGCTGGCCGAGGCGGCCTTCAAGCAGGGGCTGCTGCTGAGCCAGGGTGACAAGAAGAGCACCCTGGTCAAGCACCACAAGGCCTACCGTCTGGTGCCGGGCAATGCCCAGCCCGCCCTGGCGCTGCTGGCCGAGGGCAGAGCCTGA